The genomic segment TTCAAACTGTTCTCTAGAATCTTTATATTTATGAACAGCTCTTAAAATAGTGATAATCTGCTTTTCCGTTGGAAGCGGTACAGGACCAGAAACTTCAGCACCTGTTTTCTTTGCTGTTTCAACTATTTTTACAGCAGATTGATCTAACACCTTGTGATCATAAGACTTTAATCTTATTCTAATTTTTTGATTTGCTTTGTTAGCCATCTTTTTCCCTCCTTTTCATCGCAC from the Maledivibacter sp. genome contains:
- the rpsJ gene encoding 30S ribosomal protein S10, with amino-acid sequence MANKANQKIRIRLKSYDHKVLDQSAVKIVETAKKTGAEVSGPVPLPTEKQIITILRAVHKYKDSREQFEMRTHKRLIDILSPTPKTVDSLMRLDLPAGVDIEIKL